From the Spiroplasma alleghenense genome, one window contains:
- a CDS encoding ABC transporter permease, with product MKNYWKVVQSEFRERVFSSKKRVIKFVAICFVPFLYAFICIWAFWDPISNIGLAPMGIISNDNQVNLVSGKTNGATPIQGIGVAKAYVDKNGQTHQIGQEKFDFSNSAEKFESIITTNGTEIKPGEDFNSYYVSLIDLVMETWKTNSVPGISFNAKKQKYTFEASENISLSNVEYKNGAEARKIATQNSDGSWKVLDSKKYWVQVQLPQDFSLNVVNVFDHFSQKLNISNPEDSESLKDILADFAKSPINLWSTYRNNFIFGQFIYLFDHFKAGALIESGPQVAIATLQKMLELAPAMDDQAIQLIETIAKLGIGIINSANNILPDFSKGITSGIDGIDYNLYGLGLGQFFLCIGAWVGVLMQTFIYDRKKRVQSASTLSFYFGKLTLMLATALIQITILMLAVFGLGFHVIGAEFWLLFLWMIFTTFIFTIIINALWFSFRDQTVGKFLCVVFLVINLSSGWGTFPTFMQAKFFEVLSYIAPYTYSIHGQGAIIYGLAAGGQNLADNLIILANFGYLLIFGVIFALLGIYSARQRHREMMFSTSSNKKLVDILTEMNLTDFITNKNKANWKELELQDRQLICKNVAAKYPEEKFFKSYENWRDQQSLNNSEIKNPSQASPSDDE from the coding sequence ATGAAAAACTATTGGAAAGTAGTTCAATCAGAGTTTCGAGAACGCGTCTTTAGCAGTAAAAAGAGAGTAATAAAATTTGTTGCAATTTGTTTTGTACCTTTTTTATATGCTTTTATCTGTATTTGAGCTTTTTGAGACCCTATTTCAAACATTGGTTTAGCACCAATGGGAATTATCAGTAATGATAATCAAGTAAATTTAGTTTCGGGAAAAACTAATGGAGCCACACCGATTCAAGGAATTGGAGTTGCTAAAGCCTACGTTGATAAAAACGGGCAAACCCACCAAATCGGTCAAGAAAAATTTGACTTTAGTAATAGTGCGGAAAAATTTGAAAGTATTATTACAACAAACGGCACAGAAATTAAACCAGGAGAAGATTTTAATTCTTATTATGTTTCTCTAATTGATTTGGTAATGGAAACTTGAAAAACAAATAGTGTTCCAGGAATTAGTTTTAATGCTAAAAAACAAAAGTATACTTTTGAAGCTAGTGAAAATATTTCCCTATCTAATGTGGAATATAAAAATGGTGCAGAAGCTAGAAAAATAGCTACGCAAAATTCTGATGGAAGTTGAAAAGTTTTGGACTCAAAAAAATATTGAGTTCAAGTACAACTGCCACAAGACTTTTCTCTTAATGTGGTTAATGTTTTTGACCACTTTAGTCAAAAACTAAATATCTCAAATCCAGAAGATAGTGAAAGTTTAAAAGATATTTTAGCAGACTTTGCTAAATCACCAATTAATTTATGATCAACTTATCGCAATAACTTTATCTTTGGTCAATTTATTTATTTATTTGACCATTTTAAAGCTGGGGCTTTAATAGAATCGGGTCCCCAAGTGGCAATAGCAACCTTACAAAAAATGCTAGAATTAGCACCAGCCATGGATGACCAAGCAATTCAATTAATTGAAACAATTGCCAAACTTGGAATTGGGATAATTAATTCAGCAAACAACATTTTACCAGATTTCTCAAAAGGTATAACTAGTGGAATTGATGGAATTGATTACAACCTTTATGGTCTTGGATTAGGGCAATTCTTCTTGTGTATTGGAGCATGAGTGGGAGTGCTAATGCAAACATTCATTTATGATCGTAAAAAAAGAGTTCAGTCTGCTTCAACATTATCGTTTTATTTTGGTAAACTAACCTTAATGTTAGCAACAGCTCTAATTCAAATCACCATCCTAATGCTAGCGGTCTTTGGATTAGGATTCCATGTAATTGGAGCAGAGTTCTGATTATTATTCTTATGAATGATATTTACAACCTTTATATTTACAATTATTATTAATGCTCTATGATTTAGTTTCAGAGATCAAACTGTGGGTAAATTCTTATGTGTGGTATTTTTAGTAATCAACCTATCATCTGGTTGAGGAACTTTTCCCACATTTATGCAAGCAAAATTCTTCGAAGTCCTAAGTTATATTGCTCCCTATACTTACTCAATTCACGGACAAGGAGCAATAATTTATGGACTAGCAGCAGGGGGTCAAAACCTGGCTGATAACTTAATTATTTTAGCTAACTTTGGCTATTTATTGATTTTTGGAGTCATATTTGCCCTTTTAGGAATCTATTCAGCTCGTCAACGTCACCGTGAAATGATGTTCTCAACTTCGAGTAATAAAAAATTAGTTGATATATTAACCGAAATGAATTTAACTGATTTTATTACTAACAAAAACAAAGCTAACTGAAAAGAGTTAGAACTTCAAGACCGTCAATTAATTTGCAAAAATGTGGCGGCAAAATATCCTGAAGAAAAATTCTTTAAAAGTTATGAAAACTGAAGAGATCAACAATCTTTAAATAATTCTGAAATTAAAAATCCTTCACAAGCTTCTCCAAGCGATGATGAATAG
- the pta gene encoding phosphate acetyltransferase codes for MLKINEIKDKLKNGNKKLKIVFPEGDQENIVLVAQKLVEEKMAQPVLIYKKASEVPAKINPEIQVIIIESYDLEKMANQLVELRKNKLTIEDARPLVKEPNYFSTMLIKNNEVDCMVCGLKYSTADTLKPALQIIKTKPEFKIACSSIIMTKGEESYLFADCSLNLNPDAQQLAEIAKMNAEFAISLEVEKPQLALLSYSTLGSGHGESVEKVAKASEILNQNKQNFVYAGEIQFDTAFDSEVRNKKAPNIAITKRPDIFVFPDLNSGNIGYKIAQRMGGYEAAGPFILGLNAPVNDLSRGATLLDIYNTSIITLYQALKK; via the coding sequence ATGTTAAAAATAAATGAAATTAAAGATAAATTAAAAAATGGTAATAAAAAATTAAAAATTGTTTTTCCAGAAGGTGATCAAGAAAATATCGTCCTAGTTGCGCAAAAGTTAGTTGAAGAAAAAATGGCTCAACCGGTTTTGATCTACAAAAAAGCAAGTGAAGTTCCTGCGAAAATTAATCCAGAAATCCAAGTTATAATAATCGAAAGTTATGACTTAGAAAAAATGGCAAATCAATTAGTTGAGCTAAGAAAAAATAAATTAACTATTGAAGATGCTCGACCTTTAGTTAAGGAACCAAATTACTTTTCAACAATGTTAATAAAAAACAACGAGGTTGATTGTATGGTTTGTGGTTTAAAATACTCAACAGCAGACACATTGAAGCCAGCCTTGCAAATTATTAAAACCAAACCAGAATTTAAAATTGCTTGTTCTTCAATTATTATGACAAAAGGGGAAGAAAGCTACTTATTTGCTGATTGTTCTTTAAATTTAAATCCTGATGCCCAACAATTAGCTGAAATTGCCAAAATGAATGCCGAATTTGCTATCAGTTTAGAGGTTGAAAAGCCACAACTAGCACTACTTAGTTATTCAACTCTTGGTTCAGGGCATGGAGAATCAGTTGAAAAGGTTGCTAAAGCATCAGAAATTTTAAATCAAAATAAGCAAAACTTTGTTTATGCTGGGGAAATTCAATTCGATACAGCCTTTGATTCAGAAGTTAGAAATAAAAAGGCTCCCAACATTGCGATTACAAAAAGACCTGATATATTTGTTTTTCCAGATTTAAATTCTGGTAATATTGGTTATAAAATTGCTCAAAGAATGGGTGGTTATGAAGCTGCTGGACCTTTTATTTTAGGTTTAAACGCCCCGGTTAATGATTTATCACGAGGAGCCACTTTGTTAGATATTTATAACACATCAATAATAACTTTATACCAAGCATTAAAAAAATAA
- the coaD gene encoding pantetheine-phosphate adenylyltransferase, whose amino-acid sequence MIGIYSGSFDPIHEGHIEIINKALKVFNEVWVVVSKNINKDCQTSLDDRVKMIEKQLINFKNIKVMKNEDKLTADFARENNINFLIRGLRNSDDLKYEIMLADGNKSVYPEIETVFFISDLPVRQLSSSIIREINAYKTKK is encoded by the coding sequence ATGATAGGAATTTATTCAGGCAGTTTTGATCCGATTCATGAAGGTCATATCGAAATTATCAATAAAGCTTTAAAAGTTTTTAACGAAGTTTGAGTTGTTGTTAGCAAAAATATTAACAAAGATTGTCAAACTAGTTTGGATGATAGAGTGAAAATGATTGAAAAACAACTAATTAATTTTAAAAATATTAAGGTCATGAAAAATGAGGATAAATTAACTGCTGATTTTGCAAGGGAAAATAATATAAATTTCTTAATTAGAGGATTACGCAATTCTGACGATTTGAAGTACGAAATTATGCTTGCTGATGGTAATAAGTCGGTTTATCCAGAAATTGAAACAGTGTTTTTTATTTCTGATTTACCAGTGCGGCAATTATCTTCATCAATTATTAGAGAAATCAACGCTTATAAAACAAAAAAATAG
- a CDS encoding type III pantothenate kinase, with protein MKNVLLIDVGNTTVDFRYTSTISSQIIKLERIWTKDEEKQNLDFIISIFDKIENLSKVVFSSVVPIWTNLINQGAEKKRIPVFAIKEHFEHDLNIFQEVNINKLGSDFIANYYGVVDGLKLQDCIVVSMGTATTLFVIENMKFKGAIIAPGIKIALNSLIQNAAMLSQYEFNYTEMTLGTNTKTAIEIGAINGHFKMIKALIEDLQKTKKHQVVITGGNAEIITHQFEQEDYLIKEELIFIGLQSKAFNKKS; from the coding sequence ATGAAAAATGTTTTATTAATCGATGTGGGCAATACAACTGTTGACTTTAGATATACATCAACTATTAGCTCACAAATTATTAAATTAGAAAGAATTTGAACAAAGGATGAAGAGAAACAAAATTTAGATTTTATTATTAGTATTTTTGATAAAATTGAAAACTTAAGTAAAGTCGTCTTTTCATCAGTGGTGCCAATTTGGACAAATTTAATAAATCAAGGAGCTGAAAAAAAACGAATCCCTGTTTTCGCAATTAAGGAACACTTTGAACATGATTTAAATATTTTTCAAGAAGTTAATATTAATAAATTAGGTTCAGATTTTATCGCCAACTATTATGGGGTCGTTGATGGTCTAAAATTACAAGATTGTATTGTTGTTAGTATGGGTACAGCAACCACTTTATTTGTTATTGAAAATATGAAATTCAAAGGCGCTATTATCGCTCCAGGAATTAAGATTGCCTTAAATAGTTTAATTCAGAATGCCGCTATGCTGAGTCAATATGAGTTTAATTACACGGAAATGACTTTAGGAACTAACACTAAAACCGCAATTGAAATTGGAGCAATTAATGGTCACTTTAAAATGATAAAGGCTTTGATTGAAGATTTGCAAAAAACTAAAAAGCATCAAGTTGTTATTACCGGGGGGAATGCTGAAATTATAACCCACCAATTTGAGCAAGAAGATTATTTAATTAAAGAAGAGCTAATTTTTATTGGCTTACAATCAAAAGCCTTCAACAAAAAATCCTAA
- a CDS encoding acetate kinase, whose amino-acid sequence MYMIINSGSSSIKFKLFSTDKDEKIITEGIAERIGIDGRLVINYQNEEHKFEDKMNDHNIAVEMILKKLLSLKIIENYNQIETVGSRVVHGGEQIKESVVITPETKEIIKKCIKLAPLHNPGALVAIEAFEKIIPNVLQVAAFDTSFHQSLAPEQYLYPVPNSWYDKYEVRKYGFHGISYKYICEHFGKVFKKDVKKLNLVICHLGNGSSVCCVKNGVSFDTTMGFTPLAGLMMGTRSGDIDSSVIEYMVKETNSDVFKITQILNKESGLLGVSEVSSDMRDITAAASQNNSKAQKAFEMYTQRVAQTIVQYLNNLDREKIDGIVFTAGIGENSNIVRQAIIDKINIVNLEIDNKKNLEKYDDFKEISSTKSEIKIYAFRTNEEQMILNDIKKLKKNK is encoded by the coding sequence ATGTATATGATAATAAACTCGGGAAGCAGTTCAATAAAATTTAAGCTTTTTAGTACCGATAAAGACGAAAAAATAATAACTGAGGGAATTGCTGAAAGAATCGGAATTGATGGTCGCCTTGTAATTAACTATCAAAACGAGGAACATAAATTCGAAGATAAAATGAACGATCATAATATTGCGGTTGAGATGATTTTAAAAAAACTACTAAGTTTGAAAATAATTGAAAACTATAACCAAATTGAAACTGTTGGTTCTAGGGTAGTTCATGGAGGCGAGCAAATAAAAGAAAGCGTTGTTATTACACCTGAAACAAAAGAAATTATTAAAAAATGTATCAAACTAGCACCACTTCACAATCCAGGAGCTTTAGTTGCAATTGAAGCTTTTGAAAAAATTATTCCTAACGTTTTACAAGTGGCTGCTTTTGATACTTCATTTCATCAAAGTTTAGCTCCAGAGCAGTATTTATATCCGGTACCCAATTCTTGATATGACAAGTATGAAGTGAGAAAATATGGCTTTCATGGAATCAGTTATAAATATATTTGTGAACACTTTGGGAAAGTTTTTAAAAAAGATGTTAAAAAATTAAACTTAGTAATTTGTCATTTGGGGAATGGGTCAAGTGTTTGCTGTGTTAAAAATGGAGTATCATTTGATACAACAATGGGTTTCACTCCTCTGGCTGGCTTAATGATGGGAACTAGAAGCGGAGATATTGATTCATCTGTAATTGAATACATGGTTAAAGAAACTAACAGTGACGTCTTCAAAATTACTCAAATCCTAAATAAAGAATCAGGACTATTGGGGGTTAGTGAAGTTTCAAGTGACATGCGTGATATTACAGCTGCAGCATCTCAAAATAATTCTAAAGCCCAAAAAGCTTTTGAAATGTATACCCAAAGAGTTGCACAAACAATTGTTCAGTATTTAAATAATTTAGATAGAGAAAAAATTGATGGAATTGTTTTTACTGCCGGAATTGGAGAAAACTCAAATATTGTTAGACAAGCAATTATTGATAAGATTAACATAGTTAATCTAGAAATTGACAATAAAAAAAATCTAGAAAAGTATGATGACTTTAAAGAAATAAGTAGTACAAAAAGCGAAATTAAAATTTATGCCTTTCGAACAAATGAAGAACAAATGATTTTAAATGATATTAAAAAACTAAAAAAAAATAAATAA